The sequence below is a genomic window from Lolium perenne isolate Kyuss_39 chromosome 7, Kyuss_2.0, whole genome shotgun sequence.
CATGAAATAATAGTTTTTTAGGCACTAGCATATTTTGCATCACTTATTGGAGGTGTCGCACCTCCAGTCGTGTACTCTAAAACGTTCTTTAAAGGCTTTTGAGATGCGCCGAACACTTAACCTCTCTTGCCACATGTTTCAAAGTTTAATTATATCCGGGCGAGCTTCAGAATTGTCTAGAGCGTCTAGCCATGCACAATTTTCACACTTAACTTTTGTTTGGGGTTGCGTTTGGGGACAGAGCTAGGAACGGACGCCCGCGAACACGGTGACATCCCAAAGCAACCAATCTAACGTTTGGACGTCATTTAGACGACACGACATGCTCTAATGTGATATTATATAACTCcaaaaaaataaaaggaaaactAAACAGATGTCACGTGAAGTACGTGCTCTACTTACTGGCTTCCCCCAGCTGTTATTCTAGTGCTAGGTCTAGTCCATCAGTCCATCAAACTCCAAAACCATGTGCACCGTCGGTTTCCTACTAGGAGAAGAAGAATGTGCCTCCTAGGACTAGCATAAAGACATTTGCACGATGCCCCCTCACGTTTATCAAACCTAACAAAGAGCCACACGGCACCTACCTCCCTCCGTCCCTCCCAGCCGCCACCTTCCCCTTTATACACCTCGCAAGAACTGAACCCCTTTCTCCCCCGTCCTCCGCCCTCCTCCCTTCTTCCTTGTGATCTCCGGCTTCCCGTCTCAGATTCCCAGGTTTGATCCCTGATCCCCCAGCTATACCCGCACGCCCTCCATATATTCCTGGCTCTGCCGGCCTCGGATCCGTCGTCGTCGCAGAGGCGCCCGCCTTCACCAGTTCTTGCCGCGATTTGGGAACAACGGGGCTGCTTTCTTGATCCCACCAAGTTTTCCTTGGGGTGATTGGCGGGAGGAAAAGGTGAGATCTTGCGGAGGTTTTTTCTTCTTCTGATCTTGTAAACAGAATTTAGTCTTCCACCCCGATGCATGATCCGTCGCCGTCTCTTCGAAGCCGCCGCCGTATCACCCGCCTCTGTCACCCAGCCGTCAACCATCATCATCGGCCTGCGCCTCGCGGCCTCGTCGCTGCACCACCTCACCACCTACTTGTCGCTTCCCGTACCACCTCTCTCTCTCCTGCAGCCGTTAGTGTTGCCTGCTCAATATTTTTCTCGGATTTCTGAATTCTGATCCAAAATTAGACTTTTTTTTTGTTGTGTGCCGCGGTCGACGAAAAATGGATCCTTTGCATGCGAATTCTGCCTGGTTAAACCACGAGAGTCGGAGCGTGCGCCCTTCCCTTTACGTGTAGATCACTGGGCGAAAGCGATGTCCATATGCAGAATTTGTCCTCATCCACACCTTCAGAGTCGGAGAGCGTTTTAGCCTTTGTGAGTTTTGCAGTGACCAAGGCGATACAGCTCTGCCGTGCATGAATTGCCTACCAGTACTTTATTTCTTATTACTAATTTAACAAGAGAGGGATCATGCGTAGTTGATTCATTCATTTGTTAATATCAAGGAAAGCTTTGTATCGACAAAACAACAACACAAAATTTCAACCAGCTCTTTCTTGGATAGTTTTTTCATGTCATTTTCATGGTCAGCTTGAAAAGTCTAGCTCAAAAAGGACATCTGATCTTTCTCAAGCAGCTGTTTGATGAGTTTTTATGTCACTTGCTACCTGGTATCTCTCTAAATGGTTCTTTTTGTTGATCTGCAGGAGCCATGTTACCTGCGGTGAAGCTCTCTCCGGCCTCCGTCGCCTTCTCTGGCACCAATCTACGGTCTAAATCAGCTTTGGTCCCGTCTGTTTCCAGTCTCAAACCGACCAAATCCGCAGCCTGCTCCCTTAGACCGCTATACCTTGCACCGCTAAATGGCCCACACACTTCTGAGCTGAAGCCCCGGAGGCAGCAGCTTGATTTCCAGTGTACGGCTTCTGCGGCTGATGACAAGGAGTCCAAGGCTGAGGTGGTGCCGGCCCCCTCGGAAGCAGCGGCAAAGTTGAAGATCTCCATCTATTTTGCGACGTGGTGGGCGCTTAATGTCATCTTTAACATCTATAACAAGAAGGTTCTCAATGCTTTCCCGTATCCCTGGCTCACATCCACACTATCCCTCGCATGCGGCTCAGCGATGATGCTCTTCTCATGGGCCACCCGCCTAGTTGAGGCTCCCAACACTGATGCAGATTTCTGGAAAGCGCTCTTCCCGGTGAGTTGGTCTGCTTCGTGGCAACAATATTAGTATCTGTTATTAGTGTGTCTTGATGGAAAATCATGAATGGCTTCTGTTGTTTGCAttgatgaaggttgccgttgctcACACAATTGGGCACGTTGCTGCGACAGTGAGCATGTCAAAGGTGGCAGTGTCATTCACACACATTATCAAGAGTGCCGAGCCTGCGTTCAGTGTTCTAGTGTCAAGGTTCATTCTTGGAGAATCGTTTCCGATGCCTGTATACCTTTCTCTTCTCCCAATTATTGGTGGTTGTGGTTTAGCTGCTGCCACGGAGCTGAACTTTAATATGATTGGTAAGTATAATTAGTTAAAAACCTTTAAGTTGTTTCTTACATATCCTTTTCCTGTTAGTTCAGAATTTGATGCGCGTCTTGCTTGAAACCATTCTACTCACAGTGTTCATATATAAAAAGGAGCTGTATCCATGAGTTAACTGAGGTTACCATTCTTAATAGCTTCAACGATCATTAGTCTGTAATGTTTTTGGACATAAAAAACTTAAAAGACTTGGTAAATGATGATTTGCTCTATCTGGATTTAAGTGGTTTTCAAGAACTATGTGCTTCGGATTTGTAACTTGTGCATATATCAGTAAAAAGGAACATAATAATAGTGGTAAATGATTATTTGCTCTATCTGGATTTGAACGATTTTCGAGAAGTATGTGCTTCAGATTTGTAACTTTTGAAATCAATATACCTTAACATAATGATATATATAATCCTTTGACCTTGTCTAATTTAGGAGAATGGTTGCATCAACTGACTAGTATATTCTCCTTCACACCAAGATATGTGCTTAAATCATTTTTCTTGTGAAGATTTGGTTTGTGAACCAGATGAAGTGGGGGTCATAAGAAACTTTGAAATTGCTTTGAGTGGTGTTTCTCTGGTTACACTTTCAAATCTTGCTGTACTCCTTTTGTGATGTTAATAGTTACTATTTTTCCTCCCACCAGGATTTATGGGTGCCATGATATCAAATCTTGCATTTGTTTTCCGCAACATCTTTTCGAAGAGAGGCATGAAGGGGAAGTCTGTCAGTGGCATGAATTACTACGCTTGCCTTTCAATTATGTCCCTGGTCATACTCACACCATTTGCTATTGCTATGGAAGGCCCCCAAATGTGGGCTGCTGGTTGGCAAACGGCCCTTAAAGAAGTTGGCCCCAATGTTCTCTGGTAAACAAAAAAACTCAACCATTCTGCAATTTTCCCTCTGCTGTTGTTGAACTCTTTCATTTCTAAAACTAAGGCCTATAGATTTTGTCTTAACTCAATCTTCACCAAGTTTTGACCAAATTTATAGATAAAATTATAAGGTAAACATTTAGAATAACAAATCATATTTCTAGATACATTACGTACTATATTTTTATATTGCATTTATTTGGTATTGTAAATGTGGTATTTATTTGTATAAACTTGGCCAAACTTTACATAGTTAATTATTTACAAAAGGATGTacttgtactatatattgtgattTGTACTTAAATGACATGGGGAAACTTGAAATGATCTTCGTATTCTCGTCATCTGAAGACATCATTTCAACCTTTTGGGCACATTTAACCCACCAGCAgcacttttgctattatttttTTGTACATATGGGTGCTGCGCTGTCCTTGTTGACAACAGTCTGACATGGTGTGTTGGAGGTTACCAGGATTTATGCTCATTTGTACTGGACTACTGGAGTATATACCACACCACAAATTTTATTGATAATTTTGTGATGTAAATGTTCAATGATGCaggtggattgctgcacagagcgTTTTCTACCACTTGTATAACCAGGTGTCCTACATGTCTCTGGATCAGATTTCTCCATTGACGTTTAGCATCGGCAACACAATGAAGCGCATATCAGTTATTGTTTCGTCAATCATTATCTTCCGTACACCTGTCCGCCCTGTCAATGCGCTGGGAGCTGCCATTGCTATCTTTGGCACATTCCTGT
It includes:
- the LOC127314670 gene encoding glucose-6-phosphate/phosphate translocator 2, chloroplastic, coding for MLPAVKLSPASVAFSGTNLRSKSALVPSVSSLKPTKSAACSLRPLYLAPLNGPHTSELKPRRQQLDFQCTASAADDKESKAEVVPAPSEAAAKLKISIYFATWWALNVIFNIYNKKVLNAFPYPWLTSTLSLACGSAMMLFSWATRLVEAPNTDADFWKALFPVAVAHTIGHVAATVSMSKVAVSFTHIIKSAEPAFSVLVSRFILGESFPMPVYLSLLPIIGGCGLAAATELNFNMIGFMGAMISNLAFVFRNIFSKRGMKGKSVSGMNYYACLSIMSLVILTPFAIAMEGPQMWAAGWQTALKEVGPNVLWWIAAQSVFYHLYNQVSYMSLDQISPLTFSIGNTMKRISVIVSSIIIFRTPVRPVNALGAAIAIFGTFLYSQAKQ